The Polyangiaceae bacterium genome includes a region encoding these proteins:
- a CDS encoding serine/threonine protein kinase, whose product MSLGAGSLIADKVRLVRLLGSGGMGHVWLADHLGLDTQVAVKLIAAEHAAIPEAVARFRQEAAAAAKMKCPHAVQILDYGVQEGCPFIVMELLEGEDLAHRIQRAGPLPVAFVGDVITQVCKALSRAHALGIVHRDIKPENVFISEDQGERLIKVLDFGIAKRRGDSELSMTSTGVALGSPYYMSPEQVVSAKTVDPRSDLWSLGVVAYQAMTGKLPFVGETVGALAIAINEGTYEPPSAARPGIPGAVDAWFQRALVKDLSARFQTAKEMAETFALTTGRSAGKEEFGEAETDVAPCPAAKLDCVDNCPTVRVSTPLLELHGVPSPPEQAPVAALSGTHMTATVSQRLDRSRTPVVWGIASAAVLLLAVFGIGLAFALRNGAPAADVASQGQTEPAPGSPALTEPQPTVTPFVQVPETAPDPAPSASAAPSAPKPAVAKPRLPVPPRPKKDRGF is encoded by the coding sequence ATGTCGCTAGGAGCGGGCTCGCTGATCGCCGACAAGGTTCGGCTCGTTCGCCTCCTGGGCTCGGGAGGGATGGGGCACGTCTGGCTGGCCGATCACCTGGGCCTCGACACGCAGGTCGCGGTGAAGCTGATCGCCGCCGAGCACGCAGCGATCCCCGAGGCGGTCGCCCGCTTTCGCCAGGAGGCGGCCGCGGCGGCGAAGATGAAGTGCCCACACGCGGTGCAGATCCTCGACTACGGGGTCCAGGAGGGCTGTCCGTTCATCGTCATGGAGCTGCTCGAGGGCGAGGACCTCGCCCATCGCATCCAGCGCGCCGGCCCGCTGCCGGTCGCGTTCGTCGGCGACGTGATCACACAGGTGTGCAAGGCGCTTTCCCGCGCGCACGCGCTGGGCATCGTGCACCGTGACATCAAGCCGGAGAACGTGTTCATCTCCGAGGATCAGGGCGAACGGCTGATCAAGGTGCTCGACTTCGGCATCGCGAAGCGCCGTGGTGACAGCGAGCTCAGCATGACCTCCACCGGCGTCGCGCTCGGTTCGCCTTACTACATGAGCCCCGAGCAGGTGGTGAGCGCCAAGACCGTCGATCCTCGCTCGGATCTCTGGTCGCTCGGCGTCGTCGCGTACCAGGCGATGACCGGCAAGCTGCCATTCGTCGGCGAAACGGTAGGCGCGCTGGCCATCGCCATCAATGAGGGGACCTACGAGCCGCCGAGCGCCGCGCGTCCCGGGATCCCCGGCGCGGTGGACGCCTGGTTCCAACGCGCCCTGGTCAAGGATCTGAGCGCGCGGTTCCAGACCGCCAAGGAGATGGCAGAGACCTTCGCGCTCACCACCGGTCGCAGCGCCGGCAAGGAGGAATTCGGTGAGGCCGAGACCGACGTGGCGCCGTGTCCCGCCGCGAAGCTGGACTGCGTCGACAACTGCCCGACCGTGCGCGTGAGCACACCGCTGCTCGAGTTGCACGGAGTGCCGTCTCCGCCGGAGCAAGCGCCGGTCGCCGCGCTGTCGGGCACGCACATGACGGCGACCGTGAGCCAGAGGCTCGACCGCTCCCGCACTCCGGTAGTCTGGGGGATTGCCTCGGCGGCCGTGTTGCTCCTGGCGGTCTTCGGGATCGGCTTGGCGTTCGCGTTGCGCAACGGGGCGCCCGCGGCCGACGTCGCGAGTCAAGGCCAGACGGAGCCGGCTCCTGGATCCCCCGCGCTGACGGAGCCTCAGCCGACCGTCACGCCGTTCGTGCAGGTCCCCGAGACGGCTCCCGACCCCGCCCCGTCGGCCTCGGCGGCACCGTCCGCGCCCAAGCCTGCCGTGGCCAAGCCAAGGCTCCCGGTGCCACCTCGACCCAAGAAAGACCGGGGATTCTAG